From a region of the Corallococcus coralloides DSM 2259 genome:
- a CDS encoding dihydroorotase produces MTPVLFQRARVIDPRNGVDGVRDVLVTDGRVAQVSEAPLPAPKDARVVDATDKWLVPGFIDLHVHLREPGEEGKETVLTGCRAAVAGGFTGVVAMPNTKVVNDSALVTELVLSRARDAGLCHVYPAGAITKGLKGEELSEAGELIGAGCVALTDDGRPVMNAGLMRRVLQYATQFDVPVMVHEEDLTLSAGGAMHEGATSTRLGLRGIPSSAEVAMVARDLVLLEETKGRLHVAHVSCEGSVRLIREAKQRGLRVTCEVAPHHFTLDDRAVGDYDTHAKMAPPLRGDVDVKALREALVDGTVDAIATDHAPHGVSDKLVEFEKGINGIVGLETALGLTLALVHEGVLTPRRAVELLSDGPARVFGLPGGHLAPGAPADITLLSPSEEWTVDAHRFYSRSRNTPFHGRTLKGRVTQTWVGGRCVFEDGQLKESR; encoded by the coding sequence ATGACCCCAGTGCTCTTCCAGCGGGCGCGCGTCATCGACCCGCGCAATGGCGTGGACGGTGTTCGCGACGTGCTCGTGACGGACGGCCGGGTGGCCCAGGTGTCGGAGGCCCCGCTGCCCGCACCGAAGGACGCGCGGGTGGTGGACGCCACGGACAAGTGGCTGGTGCCGGGCTTCATCGACCTGCACGTGCACCTGCGCGAGCCGGGAGAAGAGGGCAAGGAGACGGTCCTCACCGGCTGCCGCGCGGCGGTGGCGGGCGGCTTCACCGGCGTGGTCGCCATGCCCAACACCAAGGTGGTGAACGACAGCGCGCTCGTCACGGAGCTGGTGCTGTCGCGCGCTCGGGACGCGGGCCTGTGCCACGTGTACCCGGCGGGCGCCATCACCAAGGGGCTCAAGGGCGAGGAGCTGTCGGAAGCAGGCGAGCTGATTGGCGCCGGCTGCGTGGCCCTCACCGACGACGGCCGCCCGGTGATGAACGCGGGCCTGATGCGCCGCGTGCTCCAGTACGCCACCCAGTTCGACGTACCGGTGATGGTGCACGAGGAGGACCTCACCCTGTCCGCCGGCGGCGCCATGCACGAGGGCGCCACGTCCACGCGGCTGGGCCTGCGCGGCATTCCGTCCTCCGCGGAGGTGGCCATGGTCGCGCGCGACCTGGTGCTCCTGGAGGAGACGAAGGGGCGGCTGCACGTGGCGCACGTGTCCTGCGAGGGCAGCGTGCGGCTCATCCGCGAGGCCAAGCAGCGCGGCCTGCGCGTCACCTGCGAGGTGGCGCCGCATCACTTCACCCTGGATGACCGGGCGGTGGGGGACTACGACACCCACGCGAAGATGGCGCCGCCCCTGCGCGGCGACGTGGACGTGAAGGCGCTGCGCGAGGCGCTGGTGGATGGCACGGTGGACGCCATCGCCACGGACCACGCGCCGCACGGCGTGTCCGACAAGCTGGTGGAGTTCGAGAAGGGCATCAACGGCATCGTCGGGCTGGAGACGGCCCTGGGGCTCACGCTGGCGCTGGTGCACGAGGGCGTGCTCACCCCGCGCCGGGCGGTGGAGCTGCTGTCGGACGGGCCGGCGAGGGTATTCGGCCTGCCGGGCGGTCACCTGGCGCCTGGTGCCCCGGCGGACATCACTCTTTTGTCCCCTTCTGAGGAGTGGACGGTGGATGCCCACCGGTTCTATTCCCGCAGTCGCAACACGCCCTTCCACGGGCGCACGCTGAAGGGCCGCGTGACGCAGACGTGGGTGGGCGGCCGGTGTGTGTTCGAGGACGGTCAGCTCAAGGAGTCGCGGTGA
- the carA gene encoding glutamine-hydrolyzing carbamoyl-phosphate synthase small subunit yields MTKRAVLALADGTTFEGRAFGASGETVGEVVFNTSMYGYQEILTDPSYVGQIVTMAYPEMGNIGANATDEEAGLPHAVGMVVRSLTKTPSNWRSQETLDAYLARHGRVGIEGVDTRRLVRHLRTHGAQTGIISTENVSAAALSERARTAVGMEGLDLATGVSCKEPYVFTTPSPDVFLAPGDKRPEPELKYDVIAYDYGLKRSMLQYLVDVGCRVTVVPSHFTAEQVLAKKPHGVFLANGPGDPAAVKGADRTVAALLGKVPVFGICLGHQIMALALGGRTYKMKFGHRGGNQPVKDLTTGKVEITAQNHGFAVDDASLKGKAVVTHINLNDGTVEGLAVPDARAFSVQYHPEASPGPHDARYLFSRFATLMAGS; encoded by the coding sequence ATGACGAAGCGGGCGGTGCTCGCACTGGCGGATGGCACCACGTTCGAGGGTCGCGCCTTTGGCGCTTCCGGCGAGACGGTGGGCGAGGTGGTTTTCAACACGTCCATGTACGGCTACCAGGAGATCCTCACGGATCCCTCGTACGTGGGGCAGATCGTCACGATGGCGTACCCGGAGATGGGCAACATCGGGGCGAACGCGACGGATGAAGAGGCGGGGCTGCCGCACGCGGTGGGCATGGTGGTGCGCTCGCTGACGAAGACGCCCTCCAACTGGCGCTCGCAGGAGACGCTGGACGCGTACCTCGCGCGCCACGGCCGCGTGGGCATCGAGGGCGTGGACACCCGCCGGCTGGTGCGCCACCTGCGCACGCACGGCGCGCAGACGGGCATCATCTCCACGGAGAACGTGTCCGCCGCCGCCCTGTCCGAGCGCGCGCGCACCGCCGTGGGCATGGAGGGCCTGGACCTGGCCACGGGCGTGTCCTGCAAGGAGCCCTACGTCTTCACCACGCCGTCGCCGGACGTGTTCCTGGCCCCCGGTGACAAGCGCCCGGAGCCGGAGCTGAAGTACGACGTCATCGCGTACGACTACGGCCTCAAGCGCTCCATGCTCCAGTACCTGGTGGACGTGGGCTGCCGCGTGACGGTGGTGCCGTCGCACTTCACGGCGGAGCAGGTGCTGGCGAAGAAGCCGCACGGCGTCTTCCTGGCCAACGGCCCCGGCGACCCGGCCGCGGTGAAGGGCGCGGACCGCACGGTGGCGGCGCTGCTGGGCAAGGTGCCGGTGTTCGGCATCTGCCTGGGGCACCAGATCATGGCGCTGGCCCTGGGCGGCCGGACGTACAAGATGAAGTTCGGCCACCGCGGCGGCAACCAGCCCGTGAAGGACCTCACCACGGGCAAGGTGGAGATCACCGCGCAGAACCACGGCTTCGCGGTGGATGACGCCAGCCTCAAGGGCAAGGCCGTCGTCACGCACATCAACCTGAATGACGGCACGGTGGAGGGCCTGGCCGTTCCGGACGCGCGGGCCTTCAGCGTGCAGTACCACCCCGAGGCTTCGCCCGGCCCTCACGACGCGCGCTACCTGTTCAGCCGCTTCGCGACGCTGATGGCGGGTTCGTAG
- a CDS encoding AMP-dependent synthetase/ligase, translating into MDLPKTMLHALHDQAARLEHRPALWSRHGGAYVPTSWFDYAQRVKRFALGLHARGFRDGDPLGILSFNREAWHVADLGAMALGGIPVGLYTTSSVDQLVYILGHCEARFLLVENAKHLATGLEVQKRLPALKHLIVVDAPTPLPEGVLRYADVLASGAKADEAPYWDGVHALHPDGLATLIYTSGTTGQPKGVALSHRNLAWTSKQLSDTLGFRDMEDERLVSYLPLSHIAEQIVSLHSPLRLGTQVYFADSLDTLGKNLTEVRPTIFFAVPRVWEKFKTKAEEGLAAQPPLKRRLVEWARATALERNTRVLSQERVPSFMEAKFALAQRLVFQPLKTRIGLEKAKLFATSAAPIGRDVLDFFASIDVVLLEVWGMTEVSGPATVSTAECARMGTVGRPMLGVEVRIAEDGEILVKGGNVCLGYHRNPEATQELLADGWLHSGDVGQLDSEGFLRITGRKKEIIVTSGGKKTSPANIEELLKAVSPVGHVLVVGDRRNYLVALVTLEPDRARKLAREKGWPEDVATLAKDARLQQHLQEAFERDVNPKLSRFETIKRFRVLPGEFTIDGGELTPSMKMRRKVVEQKYADVIEALYSEPGGAAAAHG; encoded by the coding sequence ATGGACCTGCCCAAGACGATGCTGCATGCGCTCCATGACCAGGCCGCGCGGCTGGAACACCGCCCGGCGCTCTGGTCCCGCCATGGAGGCGCCTATGTCCCCACCTCGTGGTTCGACTATGCCCAGCGCGTCAAGCGCTTCGCCCTGGGGCTGCACGCGCGGGGGTTCCGGGACGGCGACCCGCTGGGCATCCTGAGCTTCAACCGCGAGGCGTGGCACGTCGCGGACCTGGGGGCCATGGCCCTGGGCGGCATCCCGGTGGGGCTCTACACCACCAGCAGCGTGGATCAGCTCGTCTACATCCTGGGCCACTGCGAGGCGCGCTTCCTGCTGGTGGAGAACGCGAAGCACCTGGCCACCGGCCTGGAGGTCCAGAAGCGGCTGCCCGCGCTCAAGCACCTCATCGTGGTGGACGCGCCCACGCCGCTGCCCGAGGGCGTGCTGCGCTACGCGGACGTGCTGGCCTCCGGCGCGAAGGCGGACGAGGCCCCGTACTGGGACGGCGTCCACGCGCTCCACCCGGATGGGCTGGCCACGCTCATCTACACGTCCGGGACCACCGGTCAGCCCAAGGGTGTGGCCTTGAGCCACCGGAACCTCGCCTGGACGTCCAAGCAGCTGAGCGACACCCTGGGCTTCCGGGACATGGAGGACGAGCGGCTGGTGTCGTACCTGCCGCTGTCGCACATCGCGGAGCAGATCGTCTCCCTGCACAGCCCGCTGCGCCTGGGCACGCAGGTGTACTTCGCGGACTCGCTGGATACCCTGGGCAAGAACCTCACGGAGGTGCGCCCCACCATCTTCTTCGCGGTGCCGCGCGTCTGGGAGAAGTTCAAGACGAAGGCGGAAGAAGGCCTGGCCGCGCAGCCGCCCCTGAAGCGCCGGCTGGTGGAGTGGGCCCGCGCCACCGCGCTGGAGCGCAACACGCGCGTGCTGAGCCAGGAGCGCGTCCCGTCGTTCATGGAGGCCAAGTTCGCGCTGGCCCAGCGGCTGGTGTTCCAGCCGTTGAAGACGCGCATCGGCCTGGAGAAGGCGAAGCTGTTCGCCACCTCGGCGGCGCCCATTGGCCGGGACGTGCTGGACTTCTTCGCCTCCATCGACGTCGTCCTCCTGGAGGTCTGGGGCATGACGGAGGTGTCCGGCCCCGCCACGGTGAGCACCGCCGAGTGCGCCCGGATGGGCACGGTGGGCCGCCCCATGCTGGGCGTGGAGGTGCGCATCGCGGAGGACGGGGAGATCCTCGTGAAGGGCGGCAACGTGTGCCTGGGCTACCACCGCAACCCGGAGGCCACGCAGGAGCTCCTGGCGGACGGGTGGCTGCACTCGGGTGACGTGGGGCAGCTGGATTCGGAGGGCTTCCTGCGCATCACCGGGCGCAAGAAGGAGATCATCGTCACCTCCGGCGGCAAGAAGACATCCCCCGCCAATATCGAGGAGCTGCTCAAGGCCGTGTCCCCGGTGGGGCACGTGCTGGTGGTGGGCGACCGGCGCAACTACCTGGTGGCGCTGGTGACGCTGGAGCCGGACCGGGCGCGGAAGCTGGCGCGGGAGAAGGGCTGGCCGGAGGACGTGGCCACGCTGGCGAAGGACGCGCGGCTCCAGCAGCACCTGCAGGAGGCCTTCGAGCGGGACGTGAACCCGAAGCTGTCGCGCTTCGAGACCATCAAGCGCTTCCGCGTGCTGCCGGGGGAGTTCACCATCGACGGCGGGGAGCTCACGCCCAGCATGAAGATGCGCCGCAAGGTGGTGGAGCAGAAGTACGCGGACGTCATCGAAGCGCTCTACAGCGAGCCGGGGGGCGCCGCGGCGGCCCACGGGTAG
- the pyk gene encoding pyruvate kinase produces MRKAKIICTLGPASDSKEVIEGLVKAGMNVARLNFSHGTHDEHRQRVQRIRAASKKLGVPVAILQDVQGPKVRLGRFEGGQLMVTAGDTVTVTTRAVQGQGKIIPTPVRTLPRDVEKGHEVLLDDGRVRLRVLKVSGQDVSCRVEVGGLLKDHKGLNLPGTAMSVPTLTEKDKVDLAFGQEVGVDYVALSFVRSAQDVRQARALVAKGKTPIISKIEKPQAVENLDAIARESDGVMVARGDLGVEMPLEQLPAIQKRAVREVNRLGGIVIVATEMLESMVLNARPTRAEVSDVANAILDGADAVMLSGETAAGRYPVDAVATMARIVEETERTGLITLPHSPFERSEDLGTGVAAAAVAASRQLNIGTIIAYTESGHSARLISEFRPGARILGLTPNADTVNRMALYWGVTGHLVKRVSSTEAMLKQVRRLCQELRFCEPGAPFILVAGVPLNVPGNTNMMSIHRI; encoded by the coding sequence ATGCGCAAGGCGAAGATCATCTGCACGCTGGGTCCGGCTTCGGACTCCAAGGAAGTCATCGAGGGACTGGTGAAGGCGGGCATGAACGTGGCCCGGCTCAACTTCTCTCACGGGACGCACGACGAGCACCGCCAGCGCGTCCAGCGCATCCGCGCGGCGTCGAAGAAGCTGGGCGTGCCGGTGGCCATCCTCCAGGACGTGCAGGGCCCCAAGGTGCGCCTGGGGCGCTTCGAGGGTGGCCAGCTGATGGTGACGGCCGGTGACACGGTGACGGTGACGACGCGCGCGGTGCAGGGCCAGGGGAAGATCATCCCCACCCCGGTGCGCACGCTGCCCCGGGACGTGGAGAAGGGCCACGAGGTGCTCCTGGACGACGGCAGGGTGCGCCTGCGCGTGCTGAAGGTGAGCGGCCAGGATGTGTCCTGCCGCGTGGAGGTGGGAGGGCTCCTCAAGGACCACAAGGGGCTCAACCTGCCCGGCACGGCCATGTCGGTGCCCACGCTGACGGAGAAGGACAAGGTGGACCTGGCGTTCGGCCAGGAGGTGGGCGTGGACTACGTGGCGCTGTCCTTCGTGCGCTCCGCCCAGGACGTGCGCCAGGCGCGGGCGCTGGTGGCGAAGGGCAAGACGCCCATCATCTCCAAGATTGAAAAGCCCCAGGCGGTGGAGAACCTGGACGCCATCGCCAGGGAGTCGGACGGGGTGATGGTGGCCCGCGGCGATCTGGGCGTGGAGATGCCGCTGGAGCAGCTGCCCGCCATCCAGAAGCGCGCCGTGCGCGAGGTCAACCGCCTGGGCGGCATCGTCATCGTCGCCACGGAGATGCTGGAGAGCATGGTGCTCAACGCCCGGCCCACGCGCGCGGAGGTGTCGGACGTGGCCAACGCCATCCTCGACGGCGCGGACGCGGTGATGCTCTCCGGCGAGACGGCCGCGGGCCGCTACCCCGTGGACGCGGTGGCCACCATGGCGCGCATCGTGGAGGAGACGGAGCGCACCGGCCTCATCACCCTGCCCCACTCCCCCTTCGAGCGCTCCGAGGACCTGGGCACCGGCGTCGCCGCGGCGGCGGTGGCCGCGTCCCGGCAGCTCAACATCGGGACCATCATCGCGTACACGGAGAGCGGCCACTCCGCGCGGCTCATCTCCGAGTTCCGCCCCGGCGCGCGCATCCTCGGCCTGACGCCCAACGCGGACACGGTGAACCGGATGGCGCTGTACTGGGGCGTGACGGGCCACCTGGTGAAGCGCGTCAGCAGCACGGAGGCCATGCTCAAGCAGGTGCGCCGGCTCTGTCAGGAGCTGCGCTTCTGCGAACCCGGCGCACCCTTCATCCTGGTGGCCGGCGTGCCGCTCAACGTGCCGGGCAACACCAACATGATGAGCATCCACCGCATCTGA
- a CDS encoding citrate synthase, giving the protein MPKDTLTVTDNRTGKTYEIPIENGCIRTPDLRQIKTGSDDFGLMGYDPAFLNTANCKSAITFIDGDKGILEYRGYPIEQLAEKSSFLEVAYLLLKGELPTQKELENFTFNVTHHTLVHENIKSFIDGFRYDAHPMAMLGSTVAALSAFYPDAKNIKDARSREIQITRLIAKMPTLAAFSYRHAMGLPFVYPDNDLSYVANFLAMIKRIGTSAFKVHPTLEKALDVLFILHADHEQNCSTTSVRTVGSSQVDPYSAVAAGVGALYGPLHGGANEAVLRMLREIGSKANIPEFIKQVKGGEGEKKLMGFGHRVYKSYDPRAKVIKRVADEVFDVTGKNPLLEIALELERIALEDEYFVKRKLYPNVDFYSGLIYEAMGFQAEMFPVLFAIPRTVGWCAQWEEMVTDNEQKIARPRQVFTGAARRDYVAQDKRK; this is encoded by the coding sequence TGGGTTACGACCCCGCGTTCCTGAACACGGCGAATTGTAAGAGCGCCATCACGTTCATCGACGGCGACAAGGGCATCCTCGAGTACCGCGGGTACCCCATCGAGCAGCTCGCGGAGAAGTCCTCCTTCCTGGAGGTGGCCTACCTGCTGCTGAAGGGCGAGCTGCCCACGCAGAAGGAGCTGGAGAACTTCACGTTCAACGTGACCCACCACACGCTGGTGCACGAGAACATCAAGTCCTTCATCGACGGGTTCCGCTACGACGCGCACCCCATGGCGATGCTGGGCTCCACGGTGGCGGCGCTGTCCGCGTTCTACCCGGACGCGAAGAACATCAAGGACGCGCGCAGCCGTGAGATCCAGATCACGCGCCTCATCGCGAAGATGCCCACCCTGGCCGCGTTCTCGTACCGCCACGCGATGGGCCTGCCGTTCGTCTACCCGGACAACGACCTGTCCTACGTCGCCAACTTCCTGGCGATGATCAAGCGCATCGGCACGAGCGCCTTCAAGGTGCACCCCACGCTGGAGAAGGCGCTGGACGTGCTCTTCATCCTGCACGCGGACCACGAGCAGAACTGCTCCACCACGTCCGTGCGCACGGTGGGCTCCTCGCAGGTGGACCCCTACTCCGCGGTCGCCGCGGGCGTGGGCGCGCTCTACGGCCCGCTGCACGGCGGCGCCAACGAGGCGGTCCTCCGCATGCTCCGCGAGATTGGCAGCAAGGCCAACATCCCGGAGTTCATCAAGCAGGTGAAGGGCGGCGAGGGCGAGAAGAAGCTCATGGGCTTCGGCCACCGCGTCTACAAGTCCTACGACCCGCGCGCGAAGGTCATCAAGCGCGTGGCGGACGAGGTCTTCGACGTGACGGGCAAGAACCCGCTGCTGGAGATCGCGCTCGAACTGGAGCGCATCGCGCTCGAGGACGAGTACTTCGTGAAGCGCAAGCTGTACCCGAACGTCGACTTCTACTCGGGCCTCATCTACGAGGCGATGGGCTTCCAGGCGGAGATGTTCCCCGTGCTGTTCGCCATCCCCCGCACGGTGGGCTGGTGCGCGCAGTGGGAGGAGATGGTGACGGACAACGAGCAGAAGATCGCCCGTCCCCGTCAGGTCTTCACCGGCGCCGCGCGCCGCGACTACGTGGCGCAGGACAAGCGCAAGTAG
- a CDS encoding bifunctional nuclease family protein, whose protein sequence is MKTSNRANFFVAPFTAVVLALGGALFLPAFGIPGAIAASDKAEGKKEKPCVTEKGSDPKACSELVELEVKDVVPLMEAQTHAVVLTTKDGETVLPLFVDEGAAVSIAFRLAERPPPQPLSQDLLDDVVNKLGGKVTEVRIDDLRDNVYSGRVFLQQGKKELALDARPSDSIAMAMHSQARIRVTRKVLTLAGITRAEIEALQKQQDLGVGGSGGLGEEDMGPLPPPPPMGPSAGHPKPPSEDIGMDHATTPLMEPMGKGQEIDL, encoded by the coding sequence GTGAAAACGTCCAACCGCGCCAACTTCTTCGTCGCTCCGTTCACGGCCGTGGTGCTGGCGCTGGGGGGAGCGTTGTTCCTTCCCGCGTTCGGGATCCCCGGCGCCATCGCCGCCTCCGACAAGGCGGAAGGGAAAAAAGAGAAGCCCTGCGTCACCGAGAAGGGCAGCGACCCCAAGGCCTGTTCGGAGCTGGTGGAGCTGGAAGTGAAGGACGTGGTGCCCTTGATGGAGGCGCAGACGCACGCCGTCGTGCTGACCACCAAGGACGGGGAGACGGTGCTCCCCCTCTTCGTGGACGAGGGCGCGGCGGTCTCCATCGCCTTCCGCCTCGCGGAGCGTCCGCCCCCGCAGCCCCTGTCCCAGGACCTGCTGGACGACGTGGTGAACAAGCTGGGCGGCAAGGTCACGGAGGTCCGCATCGACGACCTGCGTGACAACGTCTACTCCGGCCGCGTCTTCCTCCAGCAGGGCAAGAAGGAGCTGGCGCTGGACGCGCGGCCTTCGGACTCCATCGCCATGGCCATGCACAGCCAGGCCCGCATCCGCGTGACGCGCAAGGTGCTGACCCTGGCGGGCATCACCCGCGCGGAGATTGAAGCCCTCCAGAAGCAGCAGGACCTGGGCGTGGGCGGCAGCGGCGGCCTGGGTGAGGAGGACATGGGGCCCCTGCCTCCGCCGCCTCCCATGGGCCCCAGCGCTGGCCACCCGAAGCCTCCCTCGGAGGACATCGGCATGGACCACGCCACGACGCCGCTGATGGAGCCCATGGGCAAGGGCCAGGAGATCGACCTCTAG